The DNA segment GCTACTTGAAgcaggaagaaagagagagagagagagaccaaagAGAAAATATGAACCCACTTACAGATCATTATGATTTTacagatgcatgcatgcaattTAATACTTGGGGGCCAGTTCATCGTGGCTTGTTTCAATCTACAAATACTAATCCATAGTTTAAAATCCAGATATTgcttagatctctctctctctttctcacacacacatacacacactggtgataatatatttttcatttgcagCTCTTTCTCAAATTGGTGACATCTTGTCAcacattttgataatatatttccattttatcgactctctctctctctgaggtgcacacacacacacacacagagattgTTCAAGTTGTTTTGACCTGATATATATGGTGGTGCAAATGTATTGTTCAATATAATCAATAACCATAAATTAACTAATTTTTGGTGCTTCTTGACCAAAAAAATTATCGTATTTTCTTAGCCTATACGATTTGCTACCTAGGTCATCGTGATTCCAGAAAttcacaatcacatctctattAAGGCaaaattaaattcaaacaaGAAGAATGATAAAAGCTGAAAAAATGAGTCAGTTGCACATGCAATAGACTGTACCTCAATGTTGAACTTCTATAATGGCTGCAGAGAAGATCCACCAAATATGTAGGGGAAACCAAATCAATATCTCAACCCCCACTTTGTTCCAAAGTGCAACGCCCCATAAATGAAGTGTGCATATTGGCACTACCCACTTGGGCCTGCTCCCTCTCTCCATTATTCTGTTCTCTGCCACAGCCATTAATCAACACTGAAGGACAGTTTGATCTGTGCTTCATTGTGaaattccttttcatttcctgTGATCCATCCTGATGGCTGGTAGATCGATCTTGCCACCTTTTCCGGCGTACTATATATCAATGAACGCATTAATTCGGGGCTCGGCGACATCTCCGGCCGGTTGGCCGGCATCTCTAGCAATCATGCACTACAGATTAGGGGGTGTAATCAGCTCAGTTTATAGTCTTGGGAGTTTTGAACTCGATATGGATTAGATTTCCTACCAGGCAGACTTTTTAGAatgaaaactcaaaatttttagaaagtaaatttttttggcCTGTTTCGTTCATTAGTCATTTAGTATATACTTTTTCACAAAACTTGGCTACTTTTCATCCaaacattaacaaaaaatttacataagCACAATTGACCACGTTGTTGAGCTTTCTGAAAGCCTACTTTTAGGGGTATACCATCCAAATGGATCATAAGATGACCTTTGGCAGCAAGGAAACTCATGGGGTATCTAAGAGACCATTTGGCAGCAGTAACATATATTGTTACTGTCTCACGAATCTGCCTCAAAATGtagaatagattcatgaaacaattgtTATGGAGTTTTACGAATTTGCCTCATTTTTTCGTTTAGGTTCATATGATAGTAATATATTGTtcattgttgccaaacaacttcTAATGgatcatgaatctgccccaaaatatagaacagattcatggaacaattgTTATGGATTTTTAcgaattttctttattttttggtttagGTTCATAGGACAgtattactgttgccaaacgacCTTTAATGGATCTGCTCTAAACACTAAAACAGATTCATTGAATACAATAACTATTGCAGATTCACTGAATATTCACCGAGTGTTTTTCCTACCAAACAACCTGAGTTGGATGGAGTGAGTGGAAGACAAGGAACTATAttattctctttcttatattttaCTTTCATTATAAGGTTTCATCAGTTCATTCTTTGAAAGCAAACAGGAACAATTTAAGTTCCCATATTGAGACTAGAGGTGAGTTAATTTGAGTCGCACCACTAGCAGGATACATAGTTCTATTTTGAAGACAAAACTTTACTTTCCATTGTGTCTCTGGCTCCGCCATTTCACGAGCAACTATGAGTCGACTTCCTTGAATAATTCAAATTAAGGACTCCCCGTCGTTGGAACGTTATGTAGTGAAGACTGTTTTTGAGAAGATAGAATCAACTTCAAAGTTCTAAATGCAAAAAGAATTAAGCTTTATCATAATGCAACAATCGGGCCGTGAGACAATTTGGAgttattatgttaattttgttgttggtgATTCTTTCAATTTTCGTGAATATTTATTACTAACAGTTCAAATCTAATGTGTTCATTGTTTCATAAGGTTTTCATGGGATGGTCAAACAATATAAATGCCTCCTAAATAGAGATGTTAATAGAGCATATTAAAATCCACTATATTCTTAACCgtatctgattttttggatattcacatcttcatattcaaattcagatgcaaaagtgaatgaaaaaacttatatctaaacccaaatctgaaatccgattgttcatccgaatctgatttttacattcacatatatacaaattcaaatccaatttttgaattgaatcaagctaattttcaaaaacatgagagcattgaatatagaatatttatttaaaactaatatcgatctgaatccgaatccaaatccaaacccaactGGATAATTTTATATCTTCTAATTCGAATCAGAAACCGGTCGGatgaaatctgaatctgatctgatttcttaattggatattagcAATTCTTTCCACATCCAATTTTGTAGGAGCGGTTCAGTCGAATATCTAATCCAAATGAGATATATTGGCATTTCTGGTCCCAAAGTTGTAGGGAGGTATGAATTGATTCATATTCACCTATTTGAGATTGAACATCACGTCACCTATCCCCATACCACCAACAAAGTTTCAAGGTTGAGCAGAGTTATCTTGTTGAAACTAGTCTTACTTTGCTTGCTAGTGCTCACATATTATTCAGTTTCTTGGGATTATGTTTTCCTCATTGTAACTTACCGTATCAATAGTCTCCCAACTCCTATTCTTGGAATAAAATatcttattatatttttcatagcTAGCGTCATCCGCCACACCTTTCTACGCACCTTTGCGGTTGTGCAAGCTATCCTTACCTGTGTCCTTATCAACCAAACGCGAGAATCTTCATCACATTGACAAAATTTTGGTGGATGAGCAAACTTGTTCCTACAAGCTTCTTCTTTGAGATATGGACTTTGATCAACCAAACACTATCCATGGGACAACAGTTaagcattttttaatttgttatataGTAATACTATTTGTTAAGGCCTTCTTCCCATGCCTTTAACTCAGTAAACATTGTTGTATATTTTAATGCTGATTTTGTAAGAAATCCTAGTAACCAATGCAAGTCGACAAGCAGCTTTGTTTGTATTCCTTAGaaatagcatatatatatatatattgccaattttaaaataaagaaattttaagagactggtgtgggcaactgcctacaccaatCACCATGTGGTTCCGCCACTGGTCAAGAAGCAACCTATGACCGTACATTGAAGAACTCGGTGAATTTTGGACACTTTCTGCTACCATTAtgaaagttatttttcttattggGTGAAtagaaagagtatttcatcctaccgccaTCAAGAAAGCCGAAACCTCCACCCTTCCCCCCATCCCCAAGGTACCATGAAAGTCATCTCTCTTGTCCATTTTCTTTAGGAACTCCTTGTTCTCGTTCAAGGCCCCCATCACCTATTTCGTGACAAACTTGGAGCTACACGTCCACATACATACAAAGCACATCAAAGTTGGCGTTATTTTTTTGGGGATCATGTAAAAAAAACCATCTACTGTACGTTCATTGTATTTGAAACTAAAGATTAAGTTACAAATATTCTCACTAAGCCACTTTCACATCAATGTCCTGTAGGTGTTCATGACAAGTTAACACCTTGTCTGGCAACTGTGTTGAGGGGGATCACATGCAAAGCAAGTCCACATTGGTTGCCCCGTTTCTGCCTCATTAGATCTATGTGAGTTGTATTGATAAACATGCTCCTCATGATATGACTGATCATGCCCTTCTCAGAAACTCCAAAATATGGAATGACATATGCTGCTCATATCTATCACAGACATCTTAAACCAAAGCCAATGTAATGCTTCAATTAAGGAGCCAAATCATGTATTTCTGTCAGTCTATAATCTAATGAAATCCCTTTGTTTTATacattgaagagagagagagagagagagagagaggtgtagaCTCTTATCAAATGAGCATTAGCACTAGAATTCAGCCACCACTGTCTAACTACCTTCAACAGGAATGCCAATGAATTGGATATAATCTTAATTTTTTCGAATATTCACATAGTTGGCTTGAAATTTAggtttgaatatgaataaagaaaagtcatatgcgaatttgaatccaaaatctgatttcacaattcgAATCTGACTTTTTACATTGATATCTGAATCACATTATTGAGTCGCCGATGGTTCCCTTAAGAAACTTTTGTGTGTCTCGAATGGTTCATCTAGAAACTCTTTGTGTGTTGCTAATAGCTCTATTATAAACTCTTGATACATCATCAAGTTTTtctgagatattaaaatatgaaacttTTAAGGGTAACGAGGTATTCAATGGGTATGAAATTAATGGTCGGGTCCAACCCAATAGTTAAGCAGGTCAGGCTTGGGCTGCCAGTAAGAGCTTCAAGCCAGCGGGAGCCCTGAGTTGTCCCGATGCCCAGCTTTactatatgatatttatttaaaactaaatccgatccaaatctgatcaaacatttatatatctCCGAATTCGAATATGATCGGATTTtgtttattaaatctgaatatggTCTAATTTTTTAAgaggatattaattttttttaatatctatttTTGTTAAATAGTTCAGTCTaatatttgatccaaatcagatatatttaCACTCATAAAGTCCAAACATACAAGAACTCTGGTGGGATAAGATTTCCGTATGCCATTGAATTGTCCTCATGCCCTCACGATTTCTACTGCTGCAGAGTTGCATTTTTACAGGACATTTACCAAAGTCTATCTCCTCGGATTGATAGCATTTTTAGAGGGACCTTCAAATCTTCCCAGGCAGATTCCAATTTGCAACGATTCTATTTCAAAATCCGATACGTATCGGATTGCGCCGCGATAACCGAGTCGCTTAAAATGGGAAAGGGCAAGTGAGAGACGTGGGAGGAGGTGAACCCACGCCTCACGTGCACTGgttttgaaatagaaaaagaCGGACCctctttttgaaatttgaatttctgCTTcccccaaagaaaaaaaaagaaagaaaataataataataataaaaaacgaATAGAGTTGGAAACGGGGGGGTTGGGGCCCGGAGAGAGCGCGAGACGTTGCCAATTGACCGTTATTCCTTtgatctcaatttgaaaaatggaaGAACCTGAGCCCACCGCCTCGCACTCCATTTTTCGAACGAAAAGCCCTGCCGTCAAAATCACGTGATTCTAAGATCAAGTTCCAAtgttttttaaatgaaaattacaCGAAACGCTGGAAATCCATTTTAAGTTTGGGTTGGTGGCAGCATTTTGTTCAGGGCTTGTTATTAGAAAGGTTTAAAGTTTCACGGCACAGTTCTCCAGTCATCCCTCAAGCGGAATTTGAATCGCCCCAACTACAGTCTGGAGGAGGATCTCCCGCTCAAACGCATTCAATGTGGGgtctgcccaaaaaaaaaaaaaaaaaaagctccacCTTCTCCCATCCTCCTCCTTTTTATTCTGTTCGAATTCCTCCTCTCTTCATTGCAcccatatctctttctctctctccgtcttcgctctctttctgtcttctatctctccctccctctccgtGATTTTCCATGGAGCCACCTAAGGAGAAGTCTCCTAAATCAGGTAAAGATTAATTTGGCTAATGAAAGTAGGAAAAGAGGCTGATTTGAATGTCTGATTTgttataatttgtttttttttttaaattgggaTCCAGTCGTCTCCTCGCGGTCGAAACTGAGATACCCTTTGCGATCAGCGAGCAAGCCAAAGGATGAGAAATCAGCAACTGCAGAGACGAAGATTCCTTTTTCTGCTTCGAAGAGgtcccttcctttcttctccagAATGATTCCTATTTTGCGGCTTTGTTCTTTCTGTTCCTGCTTCGGGTGTTTTGAATGATCTCGACCTTGCTCCTGTTGTCAATTTCACTAAGAATACTTGGGCTGTGTCTCATGGGATGGATCGTGCCCAACATTGTAGAGGACGATCAcgaaatgaaatttaaattggTTAAACGGATCATAGGGTAACAAGTTATCTTGCTAATTTTATGGGAGCACGTATGATCTTTGAGGGCTTTTACTTTTCGTTCAGATGGATTGCTGTTGGtattattggaaaaaaaaaaaattgaagcctAGATGTTTGTTAAGTTGATGCGTAAACTACTTTACCCTCCTCTTCAAGGTCGCTAGATTTCCGAGAGAATTTGATCAAGCCTTGCTGagttgctttcattttgttggCGTTAATCCTGCTCCAGGTATATTTGCTTTAGTTGCAATAGATCAATCAGCCTTCCTTCTGGCATGGGTCGTTCTTGAAGCTAGACATTCCTCTCCCTTTTGTTTAGACAGACAGTCCTGCCATGATCTGGCTAGGCTTGAACTGTTTCAATAATATTTGGCATTTTTGTGCCTACTCAGGTCGCTTAGCATACTTGGATTGTGTAATCAGTTTGGTTCAATTTTGAAGTACTTGAATTTGAGTTTTCTCAAGCTAAAGTAAGTCTTAGTATATCAAAATTACTTTGGTGGCCGACTAATCCATCCTTGCCTTTTTCTAATTATAATGCTCAATTTTATTTCTGGCCTCAATCCTGCTGTCCCATTTGTAAACTGCGAAGATTCTCTTCACGTTTTGGGCAGAATTTTATTGCACTTGTGTCTCACTCTTTCAACAGTGATCTCAGACTTGTTACTCTGTTTCAGGGATAAAAATGTGTCTAGTGTCAGCAAGAGTGTGAGCGTGTTGGATTTTTCAGGCAAAGAAAAAAGCCTCAAGCTACCAAGACGGCTGTCTGTCCCTTCTAAATCTCCTGCTGGCGCAGCCCTTCGATCCACAGTTGGCAATATCACACCAATACCAGAAAACAAGGGAAGAAGATTGGCTATGTCCAATGAGAAAGGTGATACACCAGCATCTGATGCATCTAGGTCCATCATAAGACGGAAATTCAGTGTTCTGTCGTCTACATCATACTGGTTATCACAGATCAAGCTGTCTGAATCAGCTTCGAAACACTCGATTTCATTGGGCTTCTTCAAATTAGCCTTAGAAGCAGGATGCGAGGTATTGGCCTGAACAAAATTATTTTGACTTGCTTCTTGTTTATAACGATTCAGGCATGGAAATGTTTGTTTGAATTTGCATAACAGAGGCTTGTTTTGCTTCACCCTTACAAACAGGTCTGAGATGCTCCTTTTAAgttcattagttttttttttttcttttttgagtagTTTTTAATACAATTGGTGATGGTCCAGGTTACGGTCATCTCTTCATAGTGTGTTGTCCCTTTTGCCTTTTCCTAAACCTTTTTCGGCCATTCTTTTCGGTTCTTCATTTGCAACATGTTTGTGCACTTGTACTCACGAGGCACGGACCGGGACATCCATGTTCACCGCGGTACTATTTGGCATTCGTTTGTGCAGGTTACGTCTTGGTTATTTGCATTAGTACGAAGTAGTACATTGACATCTTTGTCTTTGTAGGTGGTACACTTTACTCTGTCAGTGCTGCATGTGGGCTAGATATGCACGCATGAATTCTGTTACTGGTATATAATATATGAAAGCAATATTGCCCTTGAAGCATAGGAACCCAGTTAAATGCATAATTTCAACTTACGTTGTTAACAATCAGTACATGTTGGCTGTTTCTTTGCGTTGCATTTAAAGTGGCATTCTTGTTACTGGCTATTATCTCTACTTTCTGGCATTTACGTAGACCCCCAGTTTTGTGCATTTTAGATTAATGCAAATCACTCAAGTTTTTCTGTGGCAAATCATATCCGATTACGATCGTCTaattttttgtatcttttcCCGAATTTATGATAGCCCCTTAACAAGTTAAAGGATGAACTGAAAAGATATGCTCGTCGTCATCATATTCTTGATCTTGGTGAACCGGCAAAAGAAGTTCTGAGGAGTTACAACATCCTAGAAGAGGTTGAGCAATCACAAATGTCAGAAACTTCCTCTTTGGTTCATGAGGACGATGACAGCTCATCGGAAGTTACCATAGGAAGGCATGGAAGTATGAAGCCCATGGCAG comes from the Nymphaea colorata isolate Beijing-Zhang1983 chromosome 14, ASM883128v2, whole genome shotgun sequence genome and includes:
- the LOC116267646 gene encoding uncharacterized protein LOC116267646, with translation MEPPKEKSPKSVVSSRSKLRYPLRSASKPKDEKSATAETKIPFSASKRDKNVSSVSKSVSVLDFSGKEKSLKLPRRLSVPSKSPAGAALRSTVGNITPIPENKGRRLAMSNEKGDTPASDASRSIIRRKFSVLSSTSYWLSQIKLSESASKHSISLGFFKLALEAGCEPLNKLKDELKRYARRHHILDLGEPAKEVLRSYNILEEVEQSQMSETSSLVHEDDDSSSEVTIGRHGSMKPMAVNSENSASSVTQGVEVRKPGIQRRNNASLSRASVTRSSVNLASVNNSVKNSKRPEKPEVTGDKAKAKNLQKEANEKGPADPPGSEEVHEDKENVVVESHSLEEAQAVA